The Mesorhizobium opportunistum WSM2075 DNA window CATTACCCCGCGTTGGGTTGCCGCAAAGATGCTTGGCCGCTGGCCCGATGGCAGCTCGCTGGTGCGCAATCCCGACGGCCGGCCGGGGCGCGGTGCCGATAATGACTTTGCTTTCGGCACCGAGGATCCCCAAGGGCACCGCTGCCCGCTGGGTGCTCACGTCCGGCGGTCGAATCCCCGCGATTCGCTGGGTGAGGACCGTGAAACGCAAATCAGGATCGGCAAGCGCCATCGGATCATCCGGGTCGGTCGCAGCTACGAAAAACAGGACAAGAAGGGGGGCAAGGTCGAAAAAGGACTGCTCTTCATGTGCCTCAACGCGGATATCGAGCGGCAGTACGAATTCATCCAGCAGACCTGGGTATCATCGACCTCATTCCAGGGGCTTGTGGCCGAAAAGGATCCGACGATCGGCTCGCGCGACGGCAATGGCAGGTTCACCATACCATCCTGGGAAAAGGTCACAGTGCTGAAAGGTATCCCGCAATTCGTGACCACCCGTGGAGGCGGCTATTTCTTCATGCCGAGCAGGTCGGCATTGCGGTTTCTGATTTCGCGGCTCTGATCTCCCGGCACTTCAATTGTGGGCGCCGTCAGTAGTCGTCTTGCGACTCGGCAATGCGACGAAGCGCGCCAGCGTCCGATATGCGCAGGCCGCCGCGCCTGATGGCGATGACCCGCCGGTTGCGCCAATCGTTGAGTGTCTTGTTGATCGACTCTCTGGTGACGCCAAGGAATTCACCCAGTTCGGATTGTGAGATCGATATCCAGCCCGCGCCGTCGGCCATGACACCCTCCAGAAAGACCAGTCGTTTTGCCAGCCTCGCCTCGATACCGAAAAAGGCCTGGTCACCGAGCTCGCCGCTGACCCAGCGCAGCCTTGCACATAACAATTCGATCATGGCACGCGCCAGGGATGGGTTTTTCTCAATTCGATCAAACAGATGTGTCCGGCTGAGCGAAACCAGCTCGCATGCTGTGAGGCATATCGCCGTGGCCGTGCGCGGGCGCCCATCGAGCGCGCCGATTTCTCCGACCAAGCTGCGCGACAACTCGATATTGGCGACCAGCTTCTGGCCATCCGGTGAATAGATCGAGATCTCCACTGTGCCGCTCATCACTCCGAAGATGCGGTCGGCAGCGTCTTCCTGGAGGAACAGATGCTGGCCGGCGGCATAGCGTTCGAGCTTGCAGCCGCTGAAAAGGAGGTCGAACTGGCTCGGGTCGATGCGCGCCAGGTGCGGCAGATCCTGTCTGGCGTTCGCACTGGCGGCTGGCATGAAGGCTTCCCGGTGTTGTCTTGA harbors:
- a CDS encoding Crp/Fnr family transcriptional regulator; this encodes MPAASANARQDLPHLARIDPSQFDLLFSGCKLERYAAGQHLFLQEDAADRIFGVMSGTVEISIYSPDGQKLVANIELSRSLVGEIGALDGRPRTATAICLTACELVSLSRTHLFDRIEKNPSLARAMIELLCARLRWVSGELGDQAFFGIEARLAKRLVFLEGVMADGAGWISISQSELGEFLGVTRESINKTLNDWRNRRVIAIRRGGLRISDAGALRRIAESQDDY